A single window of uncultured Tolumonas sp. DNA harbors:
- a CDS encoding plasmid pRiA4b ORF-3 family protein codes for MEFAPYKVLRFKVTLLGTQPEIWRIIDIPDDYNFWELHVAIQDAMGWLDYHLHEFVPNKKGPTQGRRIGIPESESDTDVVADWDVSVKKYFSTLGNTIQYNYDFGDGWQHEVQLIGMFLADITDDYPICCDGKGACPPEDCDGLPGYYDLIQILSDPKNEEYDAMVEWLKGHAKKYWPYKPDSFNPKKVKFADPYERWKIAFNVADE; via the coding sequence ATGGAATTTGCCCCATATAAAGTATTACGATTCAAGGTCACTTTGCTCGGCACCCAACCTGAAATTTGGCGGATCATTGATATCCCTGACGATTACAATTTCTGGGAGCTCCATGTCGCGATCCAAGATGCAATGGGTTGGCTTGATTACCATCTCCACGAGTTCGTGCCAAACAAAAAAGGTCCGACTCAAGGGCGCCGCATTGGTATTCCAGAATCAGAGTCTGACACTGATGTTGTTGCTGATTGGGATGTCTCAGTTAAAAAATATTTCTCTACTCTCGGCAATACCATTCAATACAATTACGATTTTGGTGATGGCTGGCAACATGAGGTTCAATTGATCGGTATGTTTCTCGCCGATATCACGGACGATTATCCAATTTGTTGTGATGGCAAAGGTGCCTGCCCTCCTGAAGACTGTGACGGTCTGCCTGGCTACTACGATCTTATCCAGATCCTTAGTGACCCTAAGAATGAAGAATATGACGCAATGGTTGAATGGCTAAAAGGTCATGCTAAAAAATATTGGCCTTATAAACCAGATTCATTCAATCCCAAAAAAGTGAAGTTTGCTGATCCTTACGAGAGATGGAAAATAGCTTTTAATGTGGCTGATGAATAA
- a CDS encoding acyltransferase translates to MNNQPVTLNASIRDVLFGRNVKVVEPSNIYGCDIGDDSFVGPFVEIQKNVSIGQRTKIQSHTFICEFVTIGDDCFIGHGVMFANDLFKDGSPNADPNSWGRTVIENNVTIGSNATILPVHICSGAVIGAGAVVTKNITVSGTYLGNPARLSRKF, encoded by the coding sequence ATGAATAACCAACCAGTTACTCTAAATGCTTCTATTCGTGATGTGCTTTTCGGACGTAATGTAAAAGTCGTTGAACCATCCAATATCTACGGCTGTGACATTGGTGATGATTCTTTTGTCGGTCCCTTTGTCGAGATCCAAAAAAACGTATCAATCGGCCAACGTACAAAGATCCAGTCTCATACCTTTATTTGTGAATTTGTCACAATAGGTGATGACTGTTTCATCGGTCATGGTGTGATGTTCGCAAATGATTTATTCAAAGATGGCTCCCCTAACGCTGATCCAAACTCATGGGGTCGAACCGTTATTGAAAACAACGTGACGATTGGCTCAAATGCAACAATACTCCCCGTTCATATTTGCTCTGGCGCAGTCATTGGTGCGGGTGCAGTTGTCACAAAAAATATTACTGTGTCAGGTACTTATTTAGGCAATCCAGCAAGACTATCAAGAAAGTTCTGA
- a CDS encoding serine/threonine-protein kinase — translation MNKLHINTINAPQEIKDTLLKLSAHISFTKEIAKGANGYLFLGINTILEKEVAVKFYYWGNDKIFHAEPRNLAAIESPNILKIHSAALIDNDWAYFITECCNQGDLDDFISTGNIGNIQAVNLVSNILSGLSSLHSNNFIHRDLKPSNIYLNGNNQSVIGDFGSVKRIPVATASINASGHSILYRPPESTTTNQYSIKGDLYQVGMVLYQLLGGYLPYSEQAWLDKKQLLHYNSLQDPVDKTIYVDQCIKNKISTGKILNIKSLPCWVPNTLIRVIKKATNLDPNKRYSDAASFQVDIHKSLPKVKDWHVSNDEIILNSTTSYKIISTANGYKVLKKKSSDWREDHQIKTTDLQSIIDEINGKT, via the coding sequence ATGAATAAATTACACATCAACACAATCAATGCGCCTCAAGAAATCAAAGACACTTTGTTAAAACTTAGCGCGCATATTAGTTTCACAAAAGAAATTGCAAAAGGTGCAAATGGTTATTTATTCTTAGGGATAAATACCATTTTAGAAAAAGAAGTTGCAGTTAAATTCTATTATTGGGGCAATGATAAAATTTTTCATGCTGAACCAAGAAATCTTGCCGCAATAGAGTCTCCAAATATCCTGAAAATCCATAGTGCTGCTTTGATCGATAATGATTGGGCTTATTTTATAACAGAATGTTGTAATCAAGGCGATCTGGATGATTTTATCTCCACGGGGAATATAGGTAACATACAAGCAGTTAACCTAGTAAGTAATATTTTATCCGGATTATCATCATTACATAGTAATAATTTTATTCATCGCGACCTAAAGCCATCAAATATTTATCTAAATGGCAATAACCAATCAGTCATCGGTGATTTTGGTTCAGTAAAAAGGATTCCAGTAGCTACAGCAAGTATCAATGCGTCGGGTCATTCAATTCTTTACCGACCACCTGAATCAACGACAACAAATCAATATTCTATAAAAGGTGATTTATATCAAGTCGGGATGGTATTATATCAATTATTAGGTGGTTATCTTCCATATTCAGAGCAAGCCTGGTTAGATAAAAAACAGTTATTACATTACAACTCATTACAAGATCCTGTAGATAAAACTATCTATGTGGACCAATGTATAAAAAACAAAATATCAACTGGTAAAATTTTAAACATTAAAAGCTTACCATGTTGGGTTCCTAATACTTTGATAAGAGTCATCAAGAAAGCTACCAATCTAGATCCAAATAAAAGATATTCTGATGCTGCATCATTTCAGGTTGATATACATAAATCACTACCTAAAGTGAAAGACTGGCATGTTTCCAATGATGAAATAATTCTAAACTCGACTACTTCATATAAAATTATCAGTACAGCTAATGGCTACAAAGTACTTAAGAAAAAAAGTTCTGATTGGCGAGAAGATCATCAAATTAAAACAACAGATCTACAATCAATCATCGATGAAATTAATGGCAAAACCTAA
- a CDS encoding DUF3010 family protein — protein sequence MIICGIEIKAQEAIFVVIDTDNPCVILNFETKKIALTDSESRDHLISFKAAIDSFFRDNHIDKVVIKKRAKAGQFASGADTFKIEGIIQLSIVDEVSFVSPQRISSYQKKNPNISFPTQLNKYQHDAYITILAR from the coding sequence ATGATTATTTGTGGTATTGAAATTAAAGCTCAAGAGGCTATTTTTGTAGTGATAGACACGGATAACCCTTGTGTAATATTAAATTTTGAGACTAAGAAAATAGCTCTTACCGATAGCGAATCCAGAGATCATTTAATATCTTTTAAAGCTGCCATAGATAGTTTTTTTAGAGATAATCATATAGATAAAGTAGTGATAAAGAAAAGAGCTAAAGCTGGACAATTCGCAAGTGGTGCGGACACATTCAAGATTGAAGGAATAATTCAATTATCAATTGTTGACGAAGTATCTTTTGTCTCGCCACAACGTATCAGTTCATATCAAAAGAAAAACCCAAATATTTCATTTCCCACTCAGCTTAACAAATATCAACATGATGCTTACATTACGATATTAGCTAGATAA
- a CDS encoding NYN domain-containing protein, translating into MGLNVFWDNSNIWLVGRKVCEINEPGDEALFRIHFAHLFDFVVNDRNVDFAYLGGSIPPNNDDLWQRFRDLGVVVAQQERGAQSGGEIAVDEAIQLAIADRILDADEPGTIVLLTGDGNGYSEGKGFIKKLEQAIKHGWEIEVVSWDAGCNRYLRTFAEEKGVYRSLEPAYSRVSFISNKRWASKT; encoded by the coding sequence ATGGGTTTAAATGTTTTTTGGGATAATTCAAATATTTGGCTTGTTGGCAGAAAGGTTTGTGAAATAAATGAACCCGGTGATGAGGCATTATTTAGAATTCATTTCGCGCACTTATTCGATTTTGTTGTAAATGACAGAAATGTTGATTTCGCATATTTAGGTGGTTCTATTCCACCAAATAATGATGATCTTTGGCAACGATTCCGTGATTTAGGTGTTGTGGTCGCCCAACAAGAACGAGGAGCTCAATCCGGTGGAGAGATAGCTGTTGATGAGGCCATACAATTAGCAATTGCAGATAGAATCTTAGATGCCGATGAACCAGGAACAATAGTCTTACTTACAGGTGATGGTAATGGTTATAGCGAAGGTAAAGGTTTTATAAAGAAACTTGAGCAGGCAATTAAACATGGCTGGGAAATAGAGGTTGTGAGTTGGGATGCAGGCTGCAATCGTTATCTTAGAACTTTTGCCGAAGAGAAAGGCGTATACCGTTCTTTAGAACCAGCTTATTCGCGAGTTTCCTTTATTTCAAACAAACGTTGGGCTAGCAAAACATAA
- a CDS encoding DUF1778 domain-containing protein, which translates to MATALPRITARVDAETQDLLAQAAAIAGMTSINSFVLNAAIDKAKQIMERERALKLSQRDAMMLADALDAPTKPNARLQQAAERYKAKTQ; encoded by the coding sequence ATGGCAACCGCATTACCTCGGATCACTGCGCGCGTTGACGCAGAAACACAAGATTTACTCGCTCAAGCGGCAGCGATTGCTGGCATGACGAGTATCAATTCATTTGTACTTAACGCTGCCATTGATAAAGCGAAGCAAATCATGGAACGTGAAAGAGCACTAAAACTGTCTCAACGTGATGCCATGATGTTAGCTGATGCGCTGGACGCACCAACAAAACCGAATGCCAGATTGCAACAAGCCGCAGAACGCTACAAGGCTAAAACACAATGA
- a CDS encoding GNAT family N-acetyltransferase — protein sequence MMTVKLDKATHDRQHFDCGVESLNNYLKVMASQQSQKDNTRTFVLVEEQNSARVIGYYTLTMTPIDLSALPDKLQKKHHNASSGGLIARLAIDKRYAKQGHGEWLLIDALNRLLQASETVAFPVVIVDAKDGAIGFYEKFGFTPFQDSTNKLFLTIADIRASIE from the coding sequence ATGATGACGGTGAAGCTGGATAAAGCAACGCATGACCGACAGCATTTTGATTGTGGTGTAGAAAGCCTGAATAACTATCTGAAAGTGATGGCCAGCCAGCAATCACAGAAAGATAACACGCGAACATTTGTACTCGTAGAAGAGCAAAATTCGGCACGAGTCATTGGTTATTACACGTTAACTATGACACCAATAGACCTTAGTGCATTACCCGATAAACTGCAAAAGAAGCATCACAATGCCAGTTCTGGCGGACTGATTGCTCGATTAGCCATAGACAAACGCTATGCAAAACAAGGTCACGGAGAATGGTTGCTGATTGATGCGCTTAATCGATTATTGCAAGCCAGTGAAACCGTGGCGTTTCCGGTTGTTATTGTTGACGCAAAAGATGGCGCAATTGGCTTTTATGAAAAGTTTGGATTTACGCCATTTCAAGATTCAACCAATAAACTGTTTCTTACCATTGCTGATATTCGCGCCAGTATTGAATAA
- a CDS encoding type II toxin-antitoxin system RelE/ParE family toxin yields MAKITQVLQTPTFKKAVKKLHKNQKADLDEAIKELMIDPLLGEQKKGDLAFLRVHKFSMVNQLTLLGYSYEDGTVTLELMALGSHENFYRDVKKIF; encoded by the coding sequence TTGGCTAAAATAACCCAAGTTCTTCAAACGCCTACATTTAAAAAAGCCGTCAAAAAGCTTCATAAGAATCAAAAAGCAGATTTGGATGAAGCAATTAAAGAATTGATGATAGATCCTCTTTTAGGCGAGCAAAAGAAAGGGGATCTCGCTTTTCTACGCGTACATAAATTTAGTATGGTTAATCAACTAACATTACTTGGTTACAGCTACGAAGATGGCACTGTTACTTTGGAGTTGATGGCTTTAGGCTCGCATGAAAACTTTTACCGCGATGTCAAAAAAATCTTTTGA
- a CDS encoding GNAT family N-acetyltransferase codes for MKFSALSPDRKEVIAVCNFTNIVFGSFQACNLGYSVGQKHQGKGIMMEVLNASLSYVFDELNLHRVMASYIPHNIKSAIILEKLGFEREGLARSYLKIAGKWQDHILTSKINPKHQEH; via the coding sequence TTGAAATTCTCCGCCTTATCTCCCGATAGGAAAGAAGTAATTGCTGTTTGTAATTTTACAAATATTGTTTTTGGTTCATTTCAAGCATGCAATCTTGGCTATTCTGTTGGACAAAAACATCAAGGTAAAGGAATAATGATGGAAGTTCTAAACGCATCTCTTTCCTATGTTTTTGATGAACTGAATCTCCATAGAGTAATGGCAAGCTACATTCCTCATAATATCAAAAGTGCTATCATTCTTGAGAAATTAGGGTTTGAGCGTGAAGGCCTCGCACGTTCATACTTAAAAATAGCAGGAAAATGGCAAGACCATATTCTTACATCCAAAATAAATCCAAAACATCAAGAACATTAG
- a CDS encoding HEPN domain-containing protein, which translates to MQYYFLASLNGLKLSDKNVESISTNSKIKVTNNLEKIRSFIDDGTRITMGQLEFNALVNGNAIAYFCGDFGSDDSLEIKLLTHLYQLQSLLMTTWLTQDNSINFDNGFAFIPNNSITTNYIAHQYTTSQAEKTITEISVDNLNTIIHLHNRIFDEPKNPDMPVSQLTHTHKQNRASRAIYMLNLARGEPDLAIKIAHYCAALETLFATSQSELTHQLSERVACFVHNAGDERLELYKFIKQTYSIRSTVVHGSTLPEKKASELNAISCRCDDILRDILYKILNSDQLLSLFNQTTNTFDETMIRMVLTESRS; encoded by the coding sequence ATGCAATATTATTTTCTCGCATCCCTTAATGGTCTTAAGCTATCTGATAAGAATGTTGAAAGTATAAGTACAAATTCAAAAATTAAAGTTACAAATAATTTGGAAAAGATCAGATCGTTTATAGATGACGGTACCAGGATAACTATGGGGCAACTTGAATTTAATGCTCTTGTTAACGGCAATGCCATTGCATATTTTTGCGGTGATTTTGGCTCAGACGACAGTTTAGAAATCAAATTACTTACCCATCTATACCAACTACAATCACTGCTAATGACTACATGGTTAACCCAAGATAACAGTATTAATTTTGACAATGGGTTCGCATTCATACCTAATAACTCTATAACAACAAATTATATTGCTCATCAATACACGACTTCTCAGGCGGAGAAGACTATAACGGAAATATCCGTTGATAATTTAAATACAATTATACATCTCCATAATCGTATTTTTGATGAGCCTAAAAATCCTGATATGCCAGTTTCTCAATTAACGCATACACATAAGCAAAACAGAGCTTCAAGAGCAATATACATGCTAAATCTAGCCAGAGGTGAACCTGACCTAGCGATAAAAATTGCTCATTATTGCGCTGCTTTAGAAACATTATTTGCGACTAGTCAGAGTGAACTAACACATCAACTGTCTGAGAGAGTAGCCTGTTTTGTTCACAATGCAGGAGATGAACGTCTGGAGTTATACAAGTTTATAAAACAAACTTACTCCATTAGATCAACAGTTGTACACGGCTCAACTTTACCAGAAAAGAAAGCAAGTGAATTGAATGCTATATCTTGTCGATGTGATGATATTCTCAGAGACATTTTGTATAAGATACTCAATAGTGATCAGCTATTAAGTTTATTTAATCAAACTACGAATACGTTTGATGAAACTATGATTCGCATGGTCTTAACTGAGAGCCGAAGCTAA
- a CDS encoding nuclear transport factor 2 family protein, whose translation MISPHPIVELINKADLAINSEDFDTLIDIYSDDAVLVIKPGMNAVGKEQIKKAFIAIANYFEHSINVTQADLEILESNDAALVLSKTIVKAASQPEIERKATYVFKYFENQGWLCVIDNSYGHDLLESNA comes from the coding sequence ATGATCTCTCCGCATCCGATAGTTGAACTTATCAATAAAGCAGATTTAGCAATTAACAGTGAAGATTTTGATACTCTAATTGATATCTACTCTGACGATGCGGTTTTAGTGATTAAGCCAGGCATGAATGCTGTTGGTAAGGAACAGATAAAAAAAGCATTCATTGCAATTGCTAACTATTTTGAACATTCCATTAATGTTACACAGGCAGACCTAGAAATTCTAGAATCCAACGATGCAGCTTTAGTTTTATCTAAAACCATCGTAAAGGCTGCTAGTCAGCCAGAAATAGAACGTAAAGCAACTTACGTATTCAAATATTTTGAAAATCAAGGTTGGTTATGTGTTATTGATAATTCATATGGTCATGACTTACTTGAATCAAACGCCTAA
- a CDS encoding Kiwa anti-phage protein KwaB-like domain-containing protein, with amino-acid sequence MMFNLFALTDDPANRRLRFSLSAEVQQDLTTYLQQQESTFNQNCQDIIPFDGKYKPDSGEVLEINGFDDIDSLTDAITNPLSIPEVSPTPDSFNHIKALFSGYIDQDGKTVVLIQHFDKKRVISTNGLSIFHAANVYKKIEGVGLTIDNKLTAILIENSLKFNSFHLVRQVFDLSEYYMEATDIDIHQFAALPTISVKNAETLVSVSDSWVRRKLWLISQSQILQLVPLADIKAVATEFNIPLETTVIEGNEKIKLPETKKELKTILRFLDEDYYKSPLLQNYYITNSKRPA; translated from the coding sequence ATGATGTTTAACCTTTTTGCATTAACAGATGACCCTGCCAACCGAAGATTAAGATTTTCGTTATCAGCAGAAGTCCAGCAAGATCTTACAACTTATCTGCAACAACAAGAGTCAACTTTTAATCAAAATTGTCAAGACATAATACCTTTTGATGGCAAATACAAACCTGACTCAGGTGAAGTATTAGAAATTAATGGATTCGATGATATTGACTCTTTAACTGATGCAATAACAAATCCTCTATCGATTCCAGAAGTGTCTCCTACACCCGATTCATTTAATCATATAAAAGCTTTGTTTTCTGGTTATATTGATCAAGACGGTAAAACAGTAGTTCTAATTCAACATTTTGATAAAAAACGTGTCATATCAACTAATGGGTTATCTATATTTCATGCAGCTAATGTTTATAAAAAAATTGAAGGCGTTGGTTTAACGATCGACAATAAACTCACCGCTATACTTATAGAAAACTCATTAAAATTCAATAGCTTTCATCTGGTTCGACAAGTATTTGATTTATCAGAATATTATATGGAAGCTACAGACATTGATATTCATCAATTTGCTGCATTACCAACTATCTCAGTTAAAAATGCAGAAACGCTTGTTAGCGTTTCTGATAGCTGGGTAAGAAGAAAGCTCTGGCTAATATCTCAAAGTCAAATCCTTCAATTGGTTCCTCTTGCTGATATAAAGGCTGTAGCTACCGAGTTTAACATCCCTCTTGAAACAACCGTAATAGAAGGTAATGAAAAAATTAAACTTCCTGAAACTAAAAAAGAGCTGAAAACAATCCTGCGTTTCTTAGATGAAGATTATTATAAATCACCACTACTTCAGAACTACTACATAACAAATTCGAAGCGACCAGCCTAA
- a CDS encoding LysE family translocator, which produces MFGIHDLALFIISGFLLNLTPGPDSILIMSRSAANGWRAGSVAAFGVCTGCYVHVFAAALGLSAILASSATAFTIVKLIGAAYLVYMGLSALLSRSKAKAEQSPNKQKIQLSHKSTFIQGFLSNALNPKVALFFLAFVPQFIDHDAPNKALAFLVLGSIFIFNSLIYCNLLAVVTAFASNRLKVSQTISNLLNKTIGALFVSFGLKLAFMTRS; this is translated from the coding sequence ATGTTTGGTATTCATGATTTAGCTTTATTTATTATTTCCGGCTTTCTTCTAAATTTAACCCCTGGCCCTGACTCCATTCTCATCATGTCGAGAAGTGCCGCTAACGGTTGGCGTGCTGGTTCTGTTGCAGCTTTCGGTGTTTGTACCGGTTGTTACGTGCATGTGTTTGCCGCAGCACTTGGTCTTTCCGCGATCCTTGCCAGTTCAGCGACTGCGTTCACGATTGTTAAATTAATCGGGGCTGCTTATTTGGTTTACATGGGTTTATCGGCTTTGCTTTCCCGTTCAAAGGCAAAAGCTGAGCAATCGCCAAACAAACAAAAAATCCAATTGAGTCACAAATCCACATTCATTCAAGGTTTCCTATCAAATGCCTTAAATCCGAAAGTTGCCTTATTTTTCTTGGCATTTGTTCCTCAGTTTATCGACCATGATGCGCCAAACAAGGCGCTGGCTTTCCTTGTTCTTGGCTCAATATTCATTTTCAATAGCCTGATTTACTGCAATCTGCTGGCTGTAGTCACTGCTTTTGCAAGCAACCGTTTGAAGGTCAGCCAAACCATTAGCAATTTACTGAATAAAACTATCGGTGCTTTGTTTGTCTCATTCGGGCTGAAATTAGCTTTTATGACAAGAAGTTAA
- a CDS encoding pentapeptide repeat-containing protein — protein sequence MQIPFANEKEYLSKTFSNISAINQEICNIEFESCQFQDCNFTDSTFKKCRFIECTFTRCNLSVIKVHQSQFTDVAFDECKLVGVDWTRASWPRLVFSMSLKFNKCIINDSSFFGLSLDEITIQECKAHDVDFRDGSFCRADFTYTDFTNSLFGKTNLSGADFSEATNYDIDIFNNKISKAKFSRYEAVRLLNSLDIELVD from the coding sequence ATGCAGATTCCATTTGCTAATGAAAAAGAATATCTATCGAAAACATTCAGTAATATCTCTGCAATAAACCAAGAGATTTGTAATATTGAATTTGAAAGTTGTCAGTTTCAAGATTGTAATTTCACTGACAGCACATTTAAAAAATGTCGGTTCATCGAATGCACATTTACTCGTTGCAATCTCAGTGTGATAAAGGTTCATCAAAGCCAATTTACTGATGTTGCATTTGATGAATGCAAACTTGTGGGTGTTGATTGGACAAGGGCTTCATGGCCTCGATTAGTTTTTTCAATGTCACTCAAGTTCAATAAATGCATTATCAATGATTCGTCATTTTTCGGCCTTAGCTTAGACGAAATAACGATCCAAGAATGCAAAGCGCATGATGTTGATTTCAGAGATGGTAGCTTTTGCCGAGCAGATTTTACATACACAGATTTCACCAATAGCTTATTTGGTAAAACTAATCTTTCTGGCGCTGATTTTTCTGAAGCAACTAATTACGATATCGATATCTTCAACAACAAAATCAGCAAAGCGAAGTTCAGTCGTTATGAGGCTGTCCGGTTGCTGAATAGTTTAGATATTGAGTTAGTCGATTAG
- a CDS encoding DUF3800 domain-containing protein: protein MEYLAFGDESGTTGKDKTYSIGLLCLPKAKLPRFNDYVDQLKKKRGIVGEMKWSKIKNSAGQVNICLDLLNMVLRSSCCFHSIIVDKKSYNNWQIDREKAFYQTYTYLAKTAAKTLNSNLDIYIDQKCDRYKRNDEVIGIVANNMLSQLGLAKIINSVSMQNSKFHNGLQVVDILTGAVNSGYMNEIDINLQLSEAKRLVLANMAKMLSWDKLCYDTYPNKDFNIWHFPSEIRAFPATKIIKPDFSVKPLKSI from the coding sequence ATGGAATATCTAGCCTTTGGTGATGAAAGCGGTACAACAGGAAAAGATAAAACTTACTCTATCGGTCTGCTTTGTCTTCCAAAAGCTAAGCTTCCAAGATTTAATGATTATGTCGACCAGCTAAAGAAAAAGCGTGGCATAGTGGGAGAAATGAAATGGTCGAAAATAAAAAATAGCGCTGGTCAAGTTAACATCTGTCTAGATTTATTGAATATGGTTTTGCGAAGTTCTTGTTGTTTCCATTCAATAATTGTTGATAAAAAATCATATAACAATTGGCAAATTGATCGCGAGAAAGCTTTTTATCAAACTTACACTTATTTAGCCAAAACTGCTGCCAAAACTCTAAATTCCAATCTTGATATCTACATCGACCAAAAATGTGACCGTTATAAACGAAATGATGAAGTAATCGGTATTGTAGCCAACAATATGTTATCGCAACTTGGCTTGGCGAAAATTATAAATTCCGTTTCGATGCAGAACTCAAAATTTCACAATGGTTTGCAAGTTGTTGATATATTAACTGGTGCAGTAAACTCTGGTTATATGAACGAAATAGATATTAATCTTCAATTGTCAGAAGCAAAACGATTGGTACTTGCGAATATGGCAAAAATGCTTTCATGGGACAAATTGTGTTATGACACGTATCCAAACAAAGATTTCAATATATGGCACTTCCCAAGTGAAATTCGTGCATTTCCTGCAACCAAGATCATAAAACCTGATTTCTCTGTCAAACCATTAAAATCGATATAA
- a CDS encoding GNAT family protein: MLPITTSRLIIRQYQAGDITEQADAVIESIETVGQWLPWCTKAYSITDAAEWFVICEKCIKFSRSFDLGIFDKHSNAMIGSIAINEVDKQNRRGNIGYWIRQSKQNKGYATEAVQAIIPFGFNVLELLRLELFAAVENTASNTVAKKVGARFEGVAKNRIFLRGIAHDANVYSFTPEMNIS, encoded by the coding sequence ATGCTTCCAATCACCACATCCAGGTTAATAATTCGACAATATCAAGCCGGTGATATTACTGAACAGGCTGATGCTGTTATTGAGTCTATTGAAACTGTGGGTCAGTGGCTTCCTTGGTGTACCAAGGCTTATTCAATCACTGATGCTGCTGAATGGTTCGTTATCTGTGAAAAATGCATCAAATTCTCTCGATCATTTGATTTAGGCATTTTTGATAAACATTCAAATGCCATGATTGGTAGCATTGCAATCAACGAAGTTGATAAACAAAATCGACGTGGCAATATCGGCTATTGGATCAGACAATCTAAGCAAAATAAAGGCTATGCAACCGAAGCCGTCCAAGCCATTATTCCATTCGGGTTTAATGTTTTAGAACTCTTACGATTAGAGTTATTCGCTGCTGTCGAAAATACGGCTAGCAATACAGTGGCAAAAAAAGTAGGTGCCCGATTTGAAGGTGTCGCCAAAAATAGAATATTCCTTCGAGGTATTGCTCATGATGCAAATGTGTATTCGTTTACCCCTGAAATGAATATTTCATAG